A genomic segment from Malaclemys terrapin pileata isolate rMalTer1 chromosome 1, rMalTer1.hap1, whole genome shotgun sequence encodes:
- the LOC128825021 gene encoding uncharacterized protein LOC128825021 yields the protein MRKAIFMGLCEELAPTLRRKDTRLRAALPVEKRVAIAIWKLAIPDSYRSVANQFGVGRSTVGIVLMQVCTAINRILLRRTVTLGNMQEIVDSFAQMGFPNCGGAIDGMHIPILAPPHLGSKYVNRKGYFSMVLQALVDHRRCFIDINTGWPRKVHDARSFRNTSLFRKMQAGTSFPERKITVGKVEMPIVILGDPAYLLMLWLMKPCTGSLDSSKERFNYRLSQCRMTVECAFGHLKVRWRSLYGKLDLAENSIPAIISTCCAFHNICEGKGKSGTQAWTSEVQHLEAEFAQPESRAITGAHRGAARIRDALREQFEAENQQ from the coding sequence atgagaaaagccattttcatgggactgtgtgaggagctcgcccccaccttgcggcgcaaggacacaagattgagagctgccctgccagtggagaagcgggtggctattgcaatctggaagctggcaattccagacagctaccggtcggtcgcaaaccagtttggagtgggaaggtcgaccgttggaattgtgttgatgcaagtttgcacggccattaatcgcatcctactcagaagaaccgtgactctgggtaacatgcaggaaatagtggatagctttgcacaaatggggttccctaactgtggaggagcaatagatgggatgcacattcctattctggcaccaccccacctaggatccaagtacgttaatcggaaggggtatttctctatggttctccaggcgcttgtggatcaccgtaggtgtttcattgacattaacacaggctggcccagaaaggtgcatgacgcacgcagcTTTCGGAACACTtcgctgttcaggaagatgcaggccgggacttctttcccagagcggaagatcacggtagggaaagttgaaatgcccattgtgatccttggagatcccgcttacctgttaatgctgtggctcatgaaaccctgcacagggagccttgacagcagcaaggaacggttcaattacaggctgagccagtgccgaatgactgtggagtgtgcctttggccatttaaaggtccgctggcgatctctgtatgggaagctggacttggccgaaaacagcatccccgccaTTATATCCACATGCTGTGccttccataatatttgtgaagggaagggtaaaAGCggcactcaggcatggacctctgaggttcaacacctggaggctgaatttgcacagccagagagcagggctattacaggggcccaccgcggggctgcaaggattagggatgccttgagggagcagtttgaggctgaaaaccagcagtga